The following are encoded together in the Bradyrhizobium sp. CCGUVB1N3 genome:
- a CDS encoding GGDEF domain-containing protein, which produces MSTAATSIPERNAAEVADLVLSPDKATPEVVARRMRQRRQMYISQVASYSLGASVLLLYAFDGAIPMIVPSLFWLGGLMIIGSFGVLSEAGVGERYRDHYLTVFQISAHMALQLIFLLAVPTIGVAFISVLFLIFAFGTLRMTSQQAMLTWALATIGLGFVFLISDLPIGMPVTSRLERLASMLCFVLVIGQCAFLGLFGSTLRKILYQRSIELKAAYQRIEELAELDELTGSLNRRSIMRALDEEIAGAREAKAPCSAALIDLDWFKRINDAHGHPTGDEVLRTFAITIFANIRPNDRFGRYGGEEFLLLMPETSGEAAMRMLDRLRLIVAELDWSAFAPGMHVTISAGVAALRDNDNADSFLARADSALYSAKAQGRNRIATS; this is translated from the coding sequence ATGAGCACGGCCGCGACATCCATCCCGGAGCGGAATGCCGCAGAGGTCGCGGATCTCGTCCTGTCTCCCGACAAGGCCACGCCGGAAGTCGTCGCGCGCCGCATGCGGCAGCGGCGCCAGATGTATATCAGCCAGGTCGCGAGTTACTCGCTCGGCGCGTCCGTTCTGTTGCTCTATGCCTTTGACGGGGCGATCCCGATGATCGTGCCGTCCCTGTTCTGGCTCGGCGGACTGATGATCATCGGCAGCTTCGGGGTGCTGTCGGAGGCCGGCGTCGGCGAGCGCTACAGGGACCACTACCTCACCGTCTTCCAGATCTCGGCGCATATGGCGCTCCAGCTCATCTTCCTGCTGGCGGTGCCGACGATCGGGGTCGCCTTCATCAGCGTGCTGTTCCTGATCTTCGCCTTCGGCACGCTGCGCATGACCTCGCAGCAGGCGATGCTGACCTGGGCGCTCGCGACCATAGGGCTCGGCTTCGTCTTCCTGATCTCCGACCTGCCGATCGGCATGCCGGTGACGAGCCGGCTCGAGCGGCTTGCATCAATGCTGTGCTTCGTCCTGGTGATCGGCCAGTGCGCCTTCCTCGGCCTGTTCGGCAGCACGCTGCGCAAGATTCTGTACCAGCGCAGCATCGAGCTGAAGGCCGCCTATCAGCGTATCGAGGAGCTCGCGGAGCTCGACGAGCTCACCGGCTCGCTCAATCGCCGCTCGATCATGCGCGCGCTCGATGAGGAGATTGCCGGCGCGCGCGAGGCGAAAGCGCCCTGCTCGGCCGCACTCATCGATCTCGACTGGTTCAAGCGCATCAACGATGCCCATGGCCATCCGACCGGCGACGAGGTGCTGCGCACCTTCGCCATCACCATCTTCGCCAATATCCGCCCCAACGACCGCTTCGGCCGTTACGGCGGCGAGGAGTTCCTGCTGCTGATGCCGGAAACGTCGGGCGAAGCCGCCATGCGCATGCTTGACCGCCTGCGCTTGATCGTGGCCGAGCTCGACTGGAGCGCGTTCGCGCCCGGCATGCATGTGACGATTTCCGCAGGCGTCGCAGCGCTGCGCGACAATGATAATGCCGACTCATTTCTCGCGCGCGCCGACAGCGCGCTCTATTCCGCCAAGGCGCAAGGACGCAACCGCATTGCGACCAGTTGA
- a CDS encoding DUF2336 domain-containing protein: MRSKPAKESAKVSEDLLDELQATLSHGTVARRVETLRRVTDLFIGGAVDYSDDQIAVFDDVFQCLIDHIETSAKVLLAERLAPIHTAPAMTIRTLALDDVIDVAGPVLSKSERLDEATLIEIARSKSQAHLKAISMRRVLSDALTEVLVARGDDEVVQSTVKNPGAQFTEMSLTELVERAERDDDLATCVGLRPELPRHHYLKLIAKASLSVRRKLEAANPGQSDAVLSAVQEAAQRVRAATMTRQTEMARALVKSLFEDGRLNEHQVTAFAEQSKFDEANAGLAALAGVPVAIAENMMIESRTEGVMILAKVAGMSWSSVRAIIAMRDKLSGGDPTDLLSARDTYEALRASTAQQVLRFHRMQQSTAPA; the protein is encoded by the coding sequence ATGAGATCGAAACCCGCCAAAGAATCCGCCAAGGTTTCCGAAGACCTGCTCGACGAATTGCAAGCGACGCTGTCCCACGGCACGGTTGCGCGCCGGGTCGAGACGCTGCGCCGCGTCACAGATCTCTTCATCGGCGGCGCGGTGGACTATTCCGACGACCAGATCGCCGTGTTCGACGACGTCTTCCAGTGCCTGATCGACCATATCGAGACCTCTGCCAAGGTGCTGCTCGCCGAGCGCCTGGCACCGATCCACACGGCGCCGGCCATGACCATCCGCACGCTCGCGCTCGACGACGTCATCGACGTCGCCGGCCCCGTGCTGTCGAAGTCGGAGCGGCTGGACGAGGCGACCCTGATCGAGATCGCGCGCAGCAAGAGCCAGGCGCATCTCAAGGCCATCTCGATGCGCCGCGTCCTGTCCGACGCGCTCACCGAAGTGCTGGTGGCGCGCGGCGATGACGAGGTGGTGCAGTCGACGGTCAAGAATCCCGGCGCGCAATTCACGGAGATGAGCCTCACCGAGCTGGTCGAACGCGCCGAACGTGACGACGACCTCGCAACTTGCGTGGGCCTGCGCCCGGAGCTGCCGCGTCATCACTATCTGAAACTGATCGCGAAGGCCTCCTTGAGCGTGCGCCGGAAGCTCGAAGCCGCCAATCCGGGCCAGTCCGACGCGGTGCTCAGCGCGGTCCAAGAGGCTGCGCAGCGCGTCCGCGCGGCGACCATGACGCGACAGACCGAAATGGCGCGCGCGCTGGTGAAATCGCTGTTCGAGGACGGCCGTCTCAACGAGCACCAGGTCACGGCCTTCGCCGAACAGAGCAAGTTCGACGAGGCCAATGCCGGGCTCGCGGCGCTCGCGGGCGTGCCGGTCGCGATCGCCGAGAACATGATGATCGAAAGCCGCACCGAGGGCGTGATGATCCTCGCCAAGGTCGCCGGCATGTCATGGTCAAGCGTGCGCGCGATCATCGCGATGCGCGACAAGCTGTCCGGCGGCGATCCGACCGACCTGTTGAGCGCGCGAGACACCTATGAGGCGCTGCGCGCCTCGACCGCGCAGCAGGTGCTGCGCTTCCACCGTATGCAGCAGAGCACGGCGCCGGCATAG
- a CDS encoding NrsF family protein: MDTDQLIRTLAADNAHHAPKVGAVLALSLLVAAPLSILIFATFLGVRPDVMSAMHNPFFDMKFAVTLSLAIPAIAISLHLSRPEALMRGWGWLLLLPVALLAVAIGGEMMMAPAMPMTMRLVGKNSRVCLSAIPAMSLPLLVGALFGLRHGAPSRPALAGALAGLLSAGLAATLYASHCTDDSPLFVATWYTLAAAFVTAIGALVGSRVLRY; the protein is encoded by the coding sequence ATGGATACCGATCAACTCATTCGCACGCTCGCGGCCGACAACGCTCATCACGCGCCGAAGGTCGGCGCCGTGCTGGCGCTCTCGCTGCTGGTGGCCGCGCCGCTCTCGATCCTGATCTTCGCCACTTTCCTCGGTGTGCGGCCGGACGTGATGAGCGCGATGCACAATCCGTTCTTCGACATGAAGTTCGCGGTCACCCTGTCGCTCGCGATTCCCGCGATCGCGATCAGCCTGCATCTGTCGCGGCCCGAGGCCTTGATGCGCGGCTGGGGCTGGCTGCTGCTGCTCCCCGTGGCCCTGCTTGCGGTGGCGATCGGCGGCGAGATGATGATGGCGCCTGCGATGCCGATGACGATGCGGCTCGTCGGCAAGAATTCCAGGGTGTGCCTGTCGGCGATCCCCGCGATGTCGTTGCCGCTGCTCGTGGGCGCGCTGTTCGGCCTGCGTCACGGCGCACCGTCGCGGCCTGCGCTTGCCGGCGCGCTCGCCGGCCTGTTGTCGGCGGGGCTGGCGGCGACGCTCTACGCCTCGCACTGCACCGACGATTCGCCGCTGTTCGTGGCGACTTGGTACACGCTCGCCGCCGCGTTCGTCACCGCGATCGGCGCGCTCGTCGGCTCAAGAGTCCTGAGATACTAG
- a CDS encoding sigma-70 family RNA polymerase sigma factor has protein sequence MRGREDEWTGLMRSAMAGDDAAYHRLLKAVTPVLRAAARRGLARAGQPPDQAEDIVQDILLAVHLKRHTWDSEAPFAPWLFAIARNKLIDALRRRGRRIFVNIDDFAETLPGEAPQETASAGEVAAQLATLPRRQRDVLQSIAVDSTSIRDTASKLSMSEGAVRVALHRGLAALTAKLRDI, from the coding sequence GTGCGCGGACGTGAGGACGAATGGACCGGCCTGATGCGGTCGGCCATGGCAGGGGATGATGCGGCGTATCATCGCCTGCTGAAGGCGGTCACGCCGGTGCTGCGGGCTGCCGCCCGGCGCGGTCTCGCGCGGGCCGGCCAGCCTCCCGATCAAGCCGAGGATATCGTGCAGGACATTTTGCTGGCGGTGCATTTGAAGCGGCATACCTGGGACAGCGAAGCGCCTTTCGCGCCCTGGCTGTTCGCGATCGCCCGCAACAAGCTGATCGACGCGCTGAGGCGACGGGGTAGGCGGATCTTCGTCAATATCGACGATTTCGCCGAGACGCTCCCGGGCGAGGCGCCGCAGGAGACCGCTTCCGCAGGCGAGGTCGCGGCGCAGCTTGCCACGCTGCCGCGGCGCCAGCGCGACGTGTTGCAGTCGATTGCGGTCGACAGCACCTCGATCAGGGACACGGCGTCAAAGTTGTCGATGAGCGAAGGTGCGGTGCGCGTCGCGCTACATCGGGGGCTGGCCGCGCTGACCGCCAAATTGCGGGACATATGA
- a CDS encoding enoyl-CoA hydratase: protein MSTFEHIIVESKGAVGIVKLNRPKMLNALSFGVFREIAAAVDDLEADDAIGCIVVTGSEKAFAAGADIKEMQPKGFIDMFSEDFAAIGGDRVARCRKPTIAAVAGYALGGGCELAMMCDIIIAADTAKFGQPEITLGTIPGIGGTQRLTRAIGKSKAMDLCLTGRMMDAAEAERSGLVSRVVPADKLMDEVIAAAEKIAAMSQPAVAMAKEAVNRAFETTLAEGMQVERNLFHATFALDDRSEGMAAFIEKRKPVNKNR, encoded by the coding sequence ATGAGCACGTTCGAGCACATCATCGTCGAAAGCAAGGGCGCGGTCGGCATCGTCAAGCTGAACCGCCCGAAGATGCTCAATGCGCTGTCCTTCGGCGTCTTCCGCGAGATCGCCGCCGCCGTCGACGATCTCGAGGCCGATGACGCGATCGGCTGCATCGTCGTCACCGGCAGCGAGAAGGCGTTCGCCGCGGGTGCCGACATCAAGGAGATGCAGCCGAAAGGCTTCATCGACATGTTCTCGGAAGATTTTGCCGCGATCGGCGGCGACCGCGTGGCGCGCTGCCGCAAGCCGACGATCGCCGCAGTCGCAGGCTACGCGCTCGGCGGCGGCTGCGAGCTTGCGATGATGTGCGACATCATCATCGCCGCCGACACCGCGAAATTCGGCCAGCCCGAGATCACGCTCGGCACCATTCCCGGGATCGGCGGCACGCAGCGCCTGACGCGCGCGATCGGCAAGTCCAAGGCGATGGACCTCTGCCTCACCGGCCGCATGATGGACGCGGCGGAAGCCGAGCGAAGTGGCCTCGTCAGCCGCGTGGTCCCCGCCGACAAGCTGATGGACGAGGTGATCGCGGCTGCCGAGAAGATCGCCGCGATGTCGCAGCCGGCGGTCGCCATGGCCAAGGAAGCGGTGAACCGCGCCTTCGAGACCACGCTCGCCGAGGGCATGCAGGTTGAACGCAACCTGTTCCACGCCACCTTCGCACTGGACGACCGCTCCGAGGGCATGGCCGCCTTCATCGAGAAGCGCAAGCCGGTGAACAAGAATCGGTAA
- a CDS encoding TolC family outer membrane protein: MNGRAARTGRVGTRRRSGVGHVLVTWTALAVSCALPAAARAEALPEALAKAYQTNPQLNAERARQRATDENVPQALAGYRPQIVASLSAGLQSVRNLLPDNTIQTATLKPWTIGVTVTQTLFNGFRTANSVRVAELQVQSGREALRNVGQGVLLDAVTAYTNVLANQSLVEAQRSNVAFLRETLAVTQRRLNAGDVTPTDTAQAEARLNRGLSDLNAAEVALAISQATYAQVIGNPPSQLRPAEVVDRYLPRSREDSLAMAIREHPAVMAAGFDVDVASTNIRVAEGALLPSANVQGSASRSRDADPTLSTLGTDQASIVANVTAPIYDGGQAASQTRQAKEVAAQSRLVLDQVRNQARTAATSAWVANEGAKIAVSASESEVKAATVALQGVQREAAGGQRTTVDVLNSQADLIQAKARLIGALRDRVIASYTLLSAVGHLDVKTLSLNTPDYLPEVHYHQVRDAWHGLRTPSGQ; the protein is encoded by the coding sequence ATGAACGGGCGTGCCGCCAGAACTGGCCGCGTGGGGACGCGGCGCCGATCGGGCGTGGGTCATGTCCTTGTCACATGGACCGCGCTGGCGGTTTCCTGCGCCCTGCCCGCCGCGGCGCGCGCCGAAGCGCTGCCGGAGGCCCTGGCAAAAGCCTATCAGACCAATCCGCAGCTCAATGCCGAACGGGCGCGCCAGCGCGCTACCGACGAGAATGTGCCGCAGGCGCTTGCCGGCTACCGGCCGCAGATCGTGGCAAGCCTGAGCGCCGGCCTGCAATCGGTGCGCAACCTGCTTCCGGACAACACCATCCAGACCGCGACGCTGAAGCCCTGGACCATCGGCGTCACCGTGACGCAGACCCTGTTCAACGGTTTCAGGACCGCCAACAGCGTGCGCGTCGCCGAGCTTCAGGTGCAGTCCGGCCGCGAAGCCTTGCGCAATGTCGGCCAAGGCGTGCTGCTTGATGCGGTGACCGCCTACACCAACGTGCTTGCCAACCAGTCGCTGGTCGAGGCGCAACGCTCCAACGTCGCGTTCCTGCGCGAGACACTCGCCGTCACCCAGCGCCGGCTGAACGCGGGCGACGTCACGCCGACCGATACCGCGCAGGCCGAGGCACGCCTCAACCGCGGGCTTTCCGATCTCAACGCCGCCGAAGTCGCGCTTGCCATCAGCCAGGCGACCTACGCCCAGGTGATTGGCAACCCGCCGTCACAGCTTCGGCCCGCCGAGGTCGTCGACCGCTATCTGCCGCGCAGCCGCGAGGACTCGCTCGCCATGGCGATCCGCGAGCACCCGGCGGTGATGGCGGCAGGCTTCGACGTCGATGTCGCCTCGACCAATATCCGCGTCGCCGAAGGCGCGCTGCTGCCGAGCGCCAACGTGCAGGGCAGCGCCAGCCGCAGCCGCGACGCCGACCCGACGCTCAGCACGCTCGGCACCGACCAGGCCTCCATCGTCGCGAACGTCACCGCGCCGATCTATGACGGCGGCCAGGCCGCGTCACAAACCCGTCAGGCCAAAGAGGTCGCCGCGCAAAGCCGCCTCGTGCTCGACCAGGTGCGCAACCAGGCGCGCACCGCCGCGACCAGCGCATGGGTGGCGAACGAAGGCGCCAAGATCGCGGTCTCCGCCTCCGAGTCCGAGGTGAAAGCGGCGACCGTTGCCCTGCAGGGCGTGCAGCGCGAAGCCGCCGGCGGACAACGCACCACCGTCGACGTACTGAACTCGCAAGCCGACCTGATCCAGGCCAAGGCCCGCCTGATCGGCGCGCTGCGCGACCGCGTCATCGCCTCCTACACGCTGCTGAGCGCCGTCGGCCACCTCGACGTCAAGACCCTGAGCCTGAACACCCCCGACTATCTGCCCGAAGTACACTACCACCAGGTGCGCGACGCCTGGCACGGCCTGCGCACTCCGTCGGGGCAGTGA
- a CDS encoding alpha/beta fold hydrolase has translation MTSKILRGAAYLCLIALLVLVAAVIAFRLAASVRETAGRADRAPPGGRWVTTRSGDVFIQEKGRPAGIPVVLFHGTAAWSELWRATSDALAAGGYHVIALDLPPFGFSDRPGGYTRQDQALRVSDVLEKLNAAPAIIVGHSFGAGAATELVLRFPARARALVLVDAALGLTAEPSDPPAVLRPQWLRETLVSLTVTNPLATKLLLQSLIAKKDRALPEYVEILQRPLTRQNSTPDIADWLYYFTGTDRGAMSADRAAYARLKQPVAILWGEMDSVTPLAQARDLNVLLPQAHFTLLPGLGHIPQIEDPGQFNDALLKALGTL, from the coding sequence TTGACTTCAAAGATTCTTCGCGGCGCAGCCTATCTGTGCCTGATCGCCTTGCTGGTGCTCGTCGCAGCCGTCATCGCATTCCGGCTCGCGGCTTCCGTTCGCGAGACCGCAGGCCGCGCTGATCGCGCGCCGCCGGGCGGCCGCTGGGTGACGACGCGCTCGGGCGACGTGTTCATTCAGGAGAAGGGCCGGCCGGCCGGAATTCCGGTCGTGCTGTTTCACGGCACCGCGGCCTGGAGCGAATTGTGGCGGGCGACGAGCGATGCGCTCGCAGCCGGCGGATATCACGTGATCGCGCTCGACCTGCCGCCGTTCGGCTTCTCCGATCGGCCGGGCGGCTACACGCGACAGGATCAGGCGCTGCGCGTCAGCGACGTGCTCGAGAAGCTCAATGCGGCGCCCGCGATCATCGTCGGCCATTCCTTCGGCGCGGGTGCCGCGACCGAGCTGGTGCTGCGCTTCCCGGCCCGCGCCCGCGCGCTGGTCCTGGTCGATGCCGCGCTGGGACTGACGGCTGAACCGTCCGATCCGCCGGCGGTGCTGCGTCCGCAATGGCTGCGCGAAACGCTGGTGTCGCTGACGGTCACCAATCCGCTTGCGACGAAGCTGCTGCTGCAATCGCTGATCGCGAAAAAGGATCGCGCCTTGCCCGAATATGTCGAGATCCTGCAGCGGCCGCTGACGCGCCAGAACTCCACGCCGGACATTGCCGACTGGCTCTATTATTTCACAGGTACAGATCGCGGCGCGATGAGCGCCGACCGCGCCGCCTACGCGCGGCTCAAGCAACCCGTCGCGATTCTCTGGGGCGAGATGGATAGTGTGACGCCGCTCGCCCAGGCGCGCGATTTGAACGTTCTGTTACCCCAGGCGCACTTCACTCTACTGCCCGGACTCGGTCACATCCCGCAGATCGAAGATCCCGGCCAGTTCAATGACGCCCTGCTCAAGGCGCTCGGGACACTCTAA
- a CDS encoding FAD-binding oxidoreductase, with amino-acid sequence MQKSFGKFKAGVSAAAVLVALFGVYGFRKLQALAADPAGPKDCRAADDIGEGNVKIDLDKVRAIAPLQGVKWSQLGGSINDASCLNRTEIYGMVEVHSVDDIAKTLAFARANKLPVTTAGVRHSMGGQAFRKGGIVLDMRGFNRITLNEAARSVTVQPGATWHDIQIVLHPRFAVRAMQSTDIFSVGGSISVNAHGMDHQAGALARSIKTMKVMLADGSVQSVSPTENQELFNLVVGGYGLFGVIVEAELDIADNTVYQTGRRVLDYKAFPALFADDIEKDGNIGLMYGHLSTAPSSFLQEMLLYTYTKADGADFKRQPLGEVSGTKLRRLTINLSKQGSFFQELKWLSEKHIEHRMENCTVTRAQAIASGEACLVSRNDPMHDSVPYLRNALQDETDILHEYFIPRKNFVAFVDGMRRIMLDNKTNLLNASVRVVHKEENFLTYSPEPAFSLVLYINQPTDDEGNRRMKKVTEELIGLTIANQGRFFLPYQLYYSRDQLKKSYPQIDDFFAAKRKYDPADLFTNTMYQKYAS; translated from the coding sequence ATGCAAAAGTCTTTTGGCAAATTCAAAGCAGGCGTCTCGGCCGCCGCCGTCCTCGTTGCGCTGTTCGGTGTTTATGGCTTCCGCAAGCTTCAGGCGCTGGCGGCCGATCCGGCCGGTCCGAAGGACTGCCGGGCTGCGGATGACATCGGCGAGGGCAACGTCAAGATCGACCTTGACAAGGTGAGGGCGATCGCACCGCTTCAGGGCGTAAAGTGGTCGCAGCTTGGCGGTAGCATCAATGATGCGAGCTGCCTCAACCGCACCGAGATTTACGGCATGGTCGAGGTGCACAGCGTCGACGACATCGCAAAAACCCTGGCCTTTGCGCGGGCCAACAAGCTGCCGGTGACGACGGCCGGCGTGCGCCACTCCATGGGTGGGCAGGCGTTCCGCAAGGGCGGTATCGTGCTGGACATGCGCGGCTTCAACCGCATCACGCTCAACGAGGCGGCGCGCAGCGTCACCGTGCAGCCGGGCGCGACGTGGCACGACATCCAGATCGTGCTGCATCCGCGCTTTGCGGTGCGCGCGATGCAGTCGACGGACATCTTCAGTGTCGGCGGTTCGATCTCGGTCAATGCCCACGGCATGGACCACCAGGCCGGTGCGCTGGCCCGCTCGATCAAGACCATGAAGGTGATGCTGGCCGACGGCTCGGTCCAAAGCGTCTCGCCGACCGAGAACCAGGAGCTGTTCAACCTCGTGGTCGGCGGCTACGGCCTGTTCGGTGTCATCGTCGAGGCCGAGCTCGATATCGCCGACAATACGGTCTACCAGACCGGACGGCGTGTGCTCGACTACAAGGCGTTCCCGGCCTTGTTTGCGGACGACATTGAGAAGGACGGCAATATCGGGCTGATGTACGGCCATCTCTCGACCGCGCCGAGCAGCTTCCTCCAGGAGATGCTCCTCTACACCTACACCAAGGCTGACGGGGCAGACTTCAAGCGACAGCCGCTCGGCGAAGTCAGCGGCACGAAACTCCGACGGCTCACCATCAACCTGTCGAAGCAGGGGTCGTTCTTCCAGGAGCTGAAATGGCTCTCGGAGAAGCACATCGAGCACCGCATGGAGAATTGCACGGTGACGCGGGCGCAGGCGATCGCCTCGGGCGAGGCCTGTCTCGTCAGCCGCAACGATCCCATGCACGACTCCGTGCCGTACTTGCGCAACGCCTTGCAGGACGAGACCGATATCCTCCACGAATACTTCATCCCGCGCAAAAACTTCGTCGCCTTCGTCGATGGCATGCGCAGGATCATGCTCGACAACAAGACCAATCTGTTGAACGCGTCGGTCCGCGTCGTGCACAAGGAGGAGAATTTCCTCACCTATTCGCCGGAGCCGGCGTTCTCATTGGTGCTCTACATCAACCAGCCGACGGACGATGAGGGCAACCGCCGCATGAAGAAGGTGACGGAAGAGCTGATCGGCCTCACCATCGCCAACCAGGGGCGCTTCTTCCTGCCGTACCAGCTCTATTATTCGCGCGACCAGCTCAAGAAGTCCTATCCGCAGATCGACGACTTCTTTGCCGCCAAGCGCAAGTACGACCCGGCCGATCTCTTCACCAACACGATGTACCAGAAATACGCTTCGTGA
- a CDS encoding AAA family ATPase, which translates to MKSCRIHLMGASGSGVTTLGRALADKLALPHHDTDDYFWLPTAPPYQTIRAPQDRLRLVREMFLPRRDWVLSGTASGWGDELVAHFDLVVFLVTPREMRLQRLRAREATHFGADAVAPGGWRHEETEAFIEWASHYEAGDREGRTLAKHEAWVASLPCPVVRVDGARPLAELVEQLCSDVRRLPD; encoded by the coding sequence ATGAAAAGCTGCCGCATTCATCTGATGGGCGCGTCGGGCTCCGGCGTGACGACGCTCGGCCGCGCGCTCGCGGACAAGCTTGCGCTGCCGCATCACGACACCGACGATTATTTTTGGCTACCGACCGCACCGCCCTACCAGACGATCCGGGCTCCGCAGGATCGCCTGCGTCTCGTGCGCGAGATGTTCCTGCCGCGCCGTGATTGGGTGCTGAGCGGAACCGCCTCCGGCTGGGGCGACGAACTGGTCGCGCATTTCGATCTCGTCGTCTTCTTGGTCACGCCACGCGAGATGCGGCTGCAGCGCCTGCGCGCCCGCGAGGCCACGCATTTCGGCGCCGATGCCGTTGCGCCGGGCGGCTGGCGCCATGAAGAGACCGAAGCCTTCATCGAATGGGCCTCGCATTACGAGGCCGGCGACCGCGAAGGCCGCACGCTTGCGAAACATGAGGCGTGGGTTGCCAGCCTGCCCTGCCCGGTCGTGCGCGTCGATGGCGCGCGGCCCCTTGCAGAACTTGTCGAACAGCTATGCAGCGACGTGCGGCGACTGCCAGACTGA
- a CDS encoding amidohydrolase family protein, translating into MTSKARARASQPSTPINFDVPAHACDCHTHIHGDPEKFPFFAGRVYTPEPASPEEMAALHKALRIERVVIVTPSVYGTDNSSTLFGMKARGATARGVAVIDDKTTEAQLDTLGENGFRGIRINLATGGISDPNVGRARFMAAVERMKARGWHVQLYTTLPMISAIKDLVLAAPVPAVFDHFGGLDASLGLEQPGFSDLLELVKSGKAYVKISGAYRSSELAPGYQDIVPFARALIAANADRIVWGTDWPHPDSGHVEGRKATDIAPFYQIDDSRLLNQLPMWAPDAETRKKILVDNPARLYGF; encoded by the coding sequence ATGACCAGCAAAGCCCGCGCCCGGGCGTCGCAGCCGTCGACGCCCATCAATTTCGACGTGCCGGCCCATGCCTGCGACTGCCACACCCACATCCACGGCGATCCCGAGAAATTCCCCTTCTTCGCGGGCCGCGTCTATACGCCGGAGCCGGCCTCGCCAGAGGAGATGGCGGCGCTGCACAAGGCGCTGCGCATCGAGCGCGTCGTGATCGTGACGCCGAGCGTCTACGGCACTGACAACTCGTCCACCCTGTTCGGAATGAAGGCCCGCGGCGCCACGGCACGCGGCGTGGCCGTGATCGACGACAAGACGACGGAGGCCCAGCTCGATACGCTGGGAGAGAACGGCTTCCGCGGCATCCGCATCAATCTGGCAACCGGCGGCATCAGCGATCCCAATGTCGGACGCGCACGCTTCATGGCCGCCGTCGAACGCATGAAAGCACGCGGCTGGCACGTGCAGCTCTACACCACGCTGCCAATGATCTCGGCGATCAAGGATCTCGTGCTGGCCGCGCCGGTGCCGGCGGTGTTCGATCATTTCGGCGGCCTGGACGCGTCGCTTGGGCTGGAGCAGCCGGGATTCTCCGACCTGCTCGAACTCGTGAAATCGGGCAAGGCCTATGTGAAGATCTCGGGCGCCTATCGCTCGTCAGAGCTCGCGCCCGGCTACCAGGACATAGTGCCGTTCGCCCGCGCGCTGATCGCGGCCAATGCCGACCGTATCGTCTGGGGCACCGACTGGCCGCATCCGGATTCAGGCCATGTGGAAGGACGCAAGGCCACCGACATCGCTCCGTTCTATCAGATCGACGATAGCCGGTTGCTCAACCAGCTTCCGATGTGGGCGCCGGATGCAGAGACCCGCAAGAAGATCCTGGTCGACAATCCAGCGCGGCTTTACGGGTTCTGA